The following proteins come from a genomic window of Salvia hispanica cultivar TCC Black 2014 chromosome 4, UniMelb_Shisp_WGS_1.0, whole genome shotgun sequence:
- the LOC125219433 gene encoding 7-deoxyloganetin glucosyltransferase-like — MGSIWKIESKPHVVCIPYPAQGHVNPMLKLAKLLHHSGFFVTFVNTEYNHRRLINSRGPSAVAGLPDFRFETIPDGLPPSDADATQDIPSLCVSTTTTCLEPFCDLIAKLNASGAGVPPVSCIVSDGVMSFTLKAAERLGLPEVLFWTTSACGLLAYVHYKDLVEKGYTPLQDMSQVTDGYLETRIDWIPGMKNMRLRDMPSFIRTTDSEDTMLQFLIQEAAAIPRAKALILNTFDSLEHDVLCALSARFPSVYTVGPLQLMMNHIHDDTLKPFTSSLWKEEAECIEWLHTMAPQSVVYVNFGSITVMTADQMTEFAWGLANSKKPFLWIIRPDIVAGESAMLPAEFVAETKDRSMLVSWCPQEQVLSHPAIGGFLTHAGWNSTLESVVGGVPVICWPFFAEQQTNCRYSCVEWGTGMEIDNNVKRDEVELLVREMMDGDKGKEMKRNALEWKRKAEEAAAPHGSSFLNLHKFIKEELLH, encoded by the exons ATGGGTTCCATTTGGAAAATCGAATCGAAACCCCACGTGGTGTGCATACCCTACCCGGCGCAGGGCCACGTCAACCCCATGCTCAAGTTAGCCAAGCTCCTCCACCACAGCGGCTTCTTCGTCACCTTCGTCAACACCGAGTACAACCACCGCCGCCTCATCAACTCCCGCGGCCCCTCCGCAGTCGCCGGCCTGCCCGACTTCCGCTTCGAGACCATCCCCGACGGGCTGCCGCCCTCCGATGCCGACGCCACTCAGGACATTCCCTCGCTCTGcgtctccaccaccaccacctgcTTGGAGCCCTTCTGCGACCTCATCGCCAAGCTCAACGCATCCGGCGCGGGGGTTCCTCCGGTCAGCTGCATCGTCTCCGACGGCGTCATGAGCTTCACGCTGAAGGCGGCGGAGCGGTTGGGGCTGCCTGAGGTGCTGTTCTGGACCACCAGCGCCTGCGGTCTCCTGGCGTATGTGCACTATAAGGATCTCGTGGAGAAGGGATATACACCTCTTCAAG ATATGAGCCAAGTGACAGACGGGTATCTGGAGACTAGAATCGACTGGATTCCAGGAATGAAAAACATGAGACTACGCGACATGCCAAGTTTCATCAGAACCACAGATAGCGAAGACACCATGCTCCAATTCCTGATCCAAGAAGCCGCCGCAATCCCAAGAGCCAAAGCCTTGATCCTCAACACCTTCGACTCCCTGGAGCACGACGTTCTCTGCGCACTCTCAGCCCGGTTCCCGAGTGTCTACACCGTAGGCCCTCTGCAGCTGATGATGAACCACATCCACGACGACACCCTGAAGCCCTTCACTTCCAGCCTCTGGAAAGAGGAGGCCGAATGCATCGAGTGGCTCCACACCATGGCGCCCCAGTCAGTAGTCTACGTCAACTTCGGCAGCATCACCGTCATGACCGCTGATCAAATGACCGAGTTCGCCTGGGGGCTGGCCAACAGCAAGAAGCCATTCCTGTGGATCATTAGGCCGGATATCGTGGCCGGGGAGTCAGCCATGCTTCCTGCTGAGTTCGTGGCGGAGACCAAGGATAGAAGCATGCTGGTGAGCTGGTGCCCGCAGGAGCAGGTGCTGAGCCACCCGGCCATTGGGGGGTTTTTGACGCATGCGGGGTGGAACTCCACTCTGGAGAGCGTGGTGGGCGGGGTGCCGGTTATATGCTGGCCTTTCTTCGCGGAGCAGCAGACGAATTGTCGGTACAGCTGCGTGGAGTGGGGGACGGGGATGGAGATTGACAACAATGTGAAGAGAGATGAGGTGGAGTTGCTGGTGAGAGAGATGATGGATGGGGATAAGGGAAAGGAGATGAAGAGGAATGCTTTGGAGTGGAAGAGGAAAGCAGAGGAGGCTGCTGCGCCTCATGGCTCTTCCTTTTTGAATTTGCACAAATTTATCAAGGAAGAGCTCTTGCATTAA